In Pengzhenrongella sicca, a single genomic region encodes these proteins:
- the chvE gene encoding multiple monosaccharide ABC transporter substrate-binding protein has product MRHVTTRRAVAAALALATTTALAGCAGAPGETGAQLVGVAMPTTTSDRWIADGDNVSAQLEALGHSVDLEYAEDDVPTQISQIEAMISAGADVLIVAAIDGTKLTDVLAEAAAADIPVISYDRLIRDSPDVDYYATFDNARVGVQQATTLLQGLGVLDAGGAPTGAAGPFAVELFAGSPDDNNATVFYDGAMSVLQPYLDSGVLVVPSGQTDFATIATQGWSGETAATRMATLLPAYDGTGLRLAGILSPYDGISIALLEATAGIGYGTDAQPWPAVTGQDAEVGSIKSIIAGEQFATVYKDTRQLAEVTVSMVEAVLNDDEPQTNDVTSYDNGVVTVPAYLLTSQVVTKSNYQQVLVDSGYYTVEDLG; this is encoded by the coding sequence ATGAGACACGTGACCACGCGCCGCGCCGTAGCGGCGGCGCTGGCGCTGGCGACGACGACGGCACTGGCCGGGTGCGCAGGCGCTCCCGGCGAGACCGGCGCCCAGCTCGTCGGCGTCGCGATGCCGACGACGACGTCCGACCGGTGGATCGCCGACGGCGACAACGTCTCCGCGCAGCTCGAGGCGCTCGGCCACTCGGTCGACCTCGAGTACGCCGAGGACGACGTCCCGACCCAGATCAGCCAGATCGAGGCGATGATCAGCGCCGGGGCCGACGTGCTGATCGTGGCCGCGATCGACGGCACGAAGCTCACGGACGTGCTCGCCGAGGCGGCCGCCGCCGACATCCCGGTGATCTCCTACGACCGGCTGATCCGCGACAGCCCGGACGTCGACTACTACGCGACGTTCGACAACGCGCGCGTCGGCGTGCAGCAGGCGACCACGCTGCTCCAGGGCCTCGGGGTCCTGGACGCGGGCGGCGCGCCGACCGGCGCCGCCGGGCCGTTCGCGGTCGAGCTGTTCGCCGGCTCGCCCGACGACAACAACGCGACCGTGTTCTACGACGGCGCGATGTCGGTCCTTCAGCCCTACCTCGACTCGGGCGTGCTCGTCGTCCCGTCCGGGCAGACGGACTTCGCGACGATCGCGACCCAGGGGTGGAGCGGCGAGACCGCCGCGACCCGGATGGCGACCCTGCTGCCCGCCTACGACGGCACCGGACTGCGCCTGGCCGGGATCCTCTCGCCGTACGACGGCATCTCGATCGCCCTGCTCGAGGCCACGGCGGGCATCGGGTACGGCACCGACGCGCAGCCGTGGCCGGCCGTGACCGGGCAGGACGCCGAGGTCGGCTCCATCAAGTCGATCATCGCCGGCGAGCAGTTCGCGACCGTCTACAAGGACACGCGCCAGCTCGCCGAGGTCACCGTCTCGATGGTCGAGGCCGTGCTGAACGACGACGAGCCGCAGACGAACGACGTCACGTCGTACGACAACGGCGTCGTGACCGTCCCCGCGTACCTGCTGACCTCGCAGGTCGTCACGAAGAGCAACTACCAGCAGGTCCTCGTGGACAGCGGGTACTACACGGTGGAGGACCTCGGATGA
- the cobA gene encoding uroporphyrinogen-III C-methyltransferase → MSAGPSGPAPTYPLTLRVAGRRAVVVGAGPVGARRARGLVEAGADVWVVAPAAEPEIARLAADGALTWVPREYAPGDLDGAWLAHTATGRPDVDARVLADADAARVWCVQASDARAASAWVPAVARVDDVVVAVTAGGYPRRAAGLRDALAALLQGGELPLGRRRRRARAGDPADGGGVAGGGAVAGGAVAGGAVAGGEVVGAGTPAPAPVEVGSVALVGGGPGDPDLLTVRGRRLLAAADVVVVDRLAPRAVLAELSPDVLVIDVGKSPGHHAVPQDRINSLLVEHALAGRTVVRLKGGDPFVFGRGSEEAEVCRLAGVPVEVVPGVTSAVAVPAAAGIPVTHRGISRGFTVLTGHDDIGAVPPAPDHTVVLLMGVRGLADHARALVAAGRPADTPVAVVEDGFGPGQRTTVGTLATIAERAARVGVRSPAVTVVGGVVRLSPAWREQTLLAEPPASLPVALPTPH, encoded by the coding sequence ATGAGCGCGGGCCCGAGCGGTCCCGCGCCCACCTATCCCCTGACGCTGCGCGTCGCGGGCCGCCGCGCCGTCGTCGTCGGCGCCGGGCCGGTCGGGGCGCGGCGCGCCCGCGGGCTGGTCGAGGCCGGGGCCGACGTGTGGGTCGTCGCGCCCGCGGCCGAGCCGGAGATCGCGCGGCTCGCGGCCGACGGCGCGCTCACGTGGGTCCCGCGGGAGTACGCGCCGGGCGACCTCGACGGCGCCTGGCTCGCACACACCGCGACCGGGCGGCCCGACGTGGACGCGCGCGTGCTCGCCGACGCCGACGCAGCGCGCGTGTGGTGCGTGCAGGCCAGCGACGCGCGCGCGGCGTCCGCGTGGGTGCCCGCGGTCGCGCGGGTCGACGACGTCGTCGTCGCGGTCACCGCGGGCGGGTACCCGCGCCGGGCCGCGGGGCTGCGGGACGCGCTCGCGGCGCTGCTGCAGGGCGGCGAGCTGCCGCTGGGCCGCCGCCGACGCCGCGCGCGCGCCGGGGATCCGGCCGACGGCGGCGGGGTTGCTGGCGGCGGTGCGGTTGCTGGCGGTGCGGTTGCTGGCGGTGCGGTTGCTGGCGGAGAGGTTGTCGGCGCGGGGACTCCCGCCCCGGCGCCCGTCGAGGTCGGCTCGGTCGCGCTCGTCGGCGGCGGGCCGGGCGACCCGGACCTGCTCACGGTGCGCGGGCGGCGCCTGCTCGCCGCGGCCGACGTCGTCGTCGTCGACCGGCTCGCGCCGCGCGCGGTGCTCGCCGAGCTCTCCCCGGACGTGCTCGTGATCGACGTCGGCAAGTCGCCGGGCCACCACGCCGTCCCGCAGGACCGGATCAACTCCCTGCTCGTCGAGCACGCGCTCGCCGGGCGCACCGTCGTGCGGCTCAAGGGCGGCGACCCGTTCGTCTTCGGCCGCGGCTCGGAGGAGGCGGAGGTCTGCCGGCTCGCGGGGGTGCCCGTCGAGGTCGTGCCCGGGGTCACGAGCGCGGTCGCGGTGCCGGCCGCCGCGGGGATCCCGGTCACGCATCGCGGCATCTCGCGCGGGTTCACGGTGCTGACCGGCCACGACGACATCGGCGCGGTCCCGCCGGCGCCGGACCACACGGTCGTGCTGCTCATGGGCGTGCGCGGTCTGGCCGACCACGCCCGCGCGCTCGTCGCGGCCGGCCGGCCGGCCGACACCCCGGTCGCCGTCGTCGAGGACGGGTTCGGCCCCGGCCAGCGGACCACGGTCGGGACGCTCGCGACGATCGCCGAGCGGGCGGCCCGCGTGGGCGTGCGCTCGCCGGCCGTCACGGTCGTCGGCGGCGTCGTGCGACTGTCGCCCGCCTGGCGCGAGCAGACCCTGCTCGCCGAGCCCCCGGCCAGCCTCCCGGTAGCGCTCCCCACCCCCCACTGA
- a CDS encoding ABC transporter permease, whose amino-acid sequence MPSEPSTSTTSASTTSSSTASSSTASDVRSLESGLDALQTAPAGGTRRGRRTLWTALAPLLALALLVAGWQLFVLTGIKPTYIVPSPLDVLTAFGAALERGDVQKAVLTSLERGVVGFGISVLVATPIGILVARVRWVRMAFGPLITGLQVLPSVAWVPAAILWFGLTDATAYFVILMGAIPSIINGLVAGVDQVPPLYRRVGRVLGANPLEQIRYVILPAALPGYVAGLKQGWAFSWRSLMAAEIIAVGGTIGFGLGSMLQQGREIQDMSVVLVAILLILTVGILVELLFFAPLERGLLRRRGLIAETAR is encoded by the coding sequence ATGCCGTCTGAGCCCAGCACGTCCACGACCAGCGCATCCACGACCAGCTCGTCGACCGCCAGCTCGTCCACCGCCAGCGACGTCCGCTCCCTCGAGTCAGGCCTCGACGCACTGCAGACCGCGCCGGCCGGCGGGACCCGGCGCGGGCGGCGCACGCTCTGGACGGCGCTCGCGCCGCTGCTCGCGCTCGCGCTGCTCGTCGCGGGCTGGCAGCTCTTCGTCCTGACCGGGATCAAGCCGACGTACATCGTGCCGAGCCCGCTGGACGTGCTGACCGCGTTCGGCGCCGCCCTCGAGCGCGGGGACGTGCAGAAGGCCGTGCTGACCAGCCTCGAGCGCGGCGTCGTCGGCTTCGGCATCTCGGTGCTCGTCGCGACGCCCATCGGGATCCTCGTCGCGCGCGTGCGCTGGGTCCGGATGGCGTTCGGCCCGCTGATCACGGGGCTGCAGGTGCTGCCGTCGGTGGCCTGGGTGCCTGCGGCGATCCTGTGGTTCGGCCTCACCGACGCCACGGCGTACTTCGTCATCCTCATGGGGGCGATCCCCTCGATCATCAACGGCCTGGTCGCGGGCGTGGACCAGGTGCCGCCGCTATACCGGCGCGTGGGCCGGGTGCTCGGCGCGAACCCGCTCGAGCAGATCCGGTACGTGATCTTGCCGGCCGCGCTGCCCGGCTACGTCGCCGGCCTCAAGCAGGGCTGGGCGTTCTCCTGGCGCTCGCTCATGGCGGCCGAGATCATCGCCGTCGGCGGCACGATCGGGTTCGGGCTCGGCTCGATGCTGCAGCAGGGCCGGGAGATCCAGGACATGTCCGTCGTCCTGGTCGCGATCCTCCTCATCCTCACCGTCGGGATCCTGGTCGAGCTGCTCTTCTTCGCCCCGCTCGAGCGCGGCCTGCTGCGCCGGCGCGGGCTCATCGCGGAGACGGCCCGATGA
- a CDS encoding ABC transporter ATP-binding protein, with translation MTTTAPRTAPALAGPSTAEPAGVEPAVRLRQVGKRFAADGPAILDGIDLTIAPGEFVCLLGASGCGKSTLLNVVAGLEPATSGTVEVAGDGAALMFQESALLPWLTARRNIELALRLRGVGRAERRTRADELLELVHLGGAGDKSVHELSGGMRQRVALARSLAQEREVLLMDEPFGALDAITRDLLHDELERIWTSTGRTIVFITHNVREAVRLGQRVLLMSSRPGRIVREWTVEVEGTRRIEAPEVATLAVEITEHLRGEIRRHAV, from the coding sequence ATGACGACCACCGCGCCCCGGACCGCGCCCGCGCTGGCCGGGCCCTCCACGGCTGAGCCGGCAGGCGTCGAGCCCGCCGTCCGGCTGCGGCAGGTCGGCAAGCGGTTCGCCGCCGACGGCCCCGCGATCCTCGACGGGATCGACCTGACGATCGCGCCCGGCGAGTTCGTCTGCCTGCTGGGCGCCTCGGGGTGCGGCAAGTCGACGCTGCTGAACGTCGTCGCCGGGCTCGAGCCCGCGACGTCGGGCACGGTCGAGGTGGCGGGCGACGGCGCGGCCCTGATGTTCCAGGAGTCCGCGCTGCTGCCCTGGCTGACCGCCCGGCGCAACATCGAGCTCGCGCTGCGGCTGCGCGGCGTCGGCCGGGCCGAGCGCCGGACCCGGGCCGACGAGCTGCTCGAGCTCGTGCACCTGGGCGGGGCGGGCGACAAGTCGGTGCACGAGCTGTCCGGCGGGATGCGGCAGCGGGTCGCGCTCGCCCGCTCGCTCGCCCAGGAGCGCGAGGTGCTCCTGATGGACGAGCCGTTCGGGGCGCTCGACGCGATCACGCGGGACCTGCTGCACGACGAGCTCGAGCGGATCTGGACGTCCACGGGGCGCACGATCGTGTTCATCACGCACAACGTGCGCGAGGCGGTCCGGCTCGGGCAGCGGGTCCTGCTCATGTCGAGCCGGCCGGGCCGGATCGTGCGCGAGTGGACCGTCGAGGTCGAGGGGACGCGCCGCATCGAGGCGCCCGAGGTCGCCACGCTCGCGGTCGAGATCACCGAGCACCTCCGAGGGGAGATCCGCCGCCATGCCGTCTGA
- a CDS encoding ABC transporter substrate-binding protein — MHPLRPAGRPPTGASRRLSLRVSTRIVAALAAVPLLALAACSGGADAATDADAGSTAATGSAATELRLGYFANVTHAPALVGVANGLFAAELGDTALTTQVFNAGPAAIEALNAGAIDATFIGPNPAINGFIKSDGESLRIIAGSTSGGAQFVVRDGIDSAADLKGTNLASPQLGGTQDVALRSWLTEQGLENSISGGGDVTITPTENAQTLQLFQDGKLDGAWLPEPWASRLVLEAGAHVLVDEKDLWDDGQFLTTHLIVSASFLAEHPETVEALLRGTVASVDWLNANPGEAPAVVNAEIATTAGKPLPDEVIARAFTNITFSVDPLAQTLPTLLAAGVTAGTTEDASLDGIYDLRLLNTVLADAGQPTVSSAGLGQE; from the coding sequence ATGCACCCGCTCCGCCCTGCCGGTCGCCCCCCAACCGGGGCCAGCCGCCGCCTCTCCCTCCGCGTCTCCACGCGGATCGTCGCCGCGCTCGCCGCCGTGCCGCTGCTCGCGCTGGCCGCGTGCAGCGGCGGCGCGGACGCCGCGACCGACGCCGACGCCGGCTCCACCGCCGCCACCGGCTCCGCCGCCACCGAGCTGCGGCTCGGCTACTTCGCCAACGTCACGCACGCGCCCGCTCTGGTCGGGGTCGCGAACGGTCTGTTCGCCGCCGAGCTCGGCGACACCGCGCTCACCACCCAGGTGTTCAACGCCGGGCCCGCCGCGATCGAGGCCCTCAACGCCGGCGCCATCGACGCGACGTTCATCGGCCCGAACCCGGCCATCAACGGCTTCATCAAGAGCGACGGCGAGTCGCTGCGCATCATCGCCGGCTCGACGTCGGGCGGCGCGCAGTTCGTCGTGCGCGACGGGATCGACTCCGCGGCCGACCTCAAGGGCACCAACCTCGCGTCCCCGCAGCTCGGCGGGACGCAGGACGTCGCGCTGCGGTCCTGGCTCACCGAGCAGGGCCTGGAGAACTCGATCTCGGGCGGCGGCGACGTCACGATCACCCCGACCGAGAACGCCCAGACGCTGCAGCTTTTCCAGGACGGGAAGCTCGACGGCGCGTGGCTGCCCGAGCCGTGGGCCTCGCGGCTCGTGCTCGAGGCCGGCGCGCATGTGCTGGTCGACGAGAAGGACCTGTGGGACGACGGGCAGTTCCTGACCACGCACCTCATCGTGAGTGCGTCGTTCCTGGCCGAGCACCCCGAGACGGTCGAGGCGCTGCTGCGCGGGACCGTCGCGTCGGTGGACTGGCTGAACGCGAACCCGGGCGAGGCGCCCGCCGTCGTCAACGCCGAGATCGCCACGACCGCGGGCAAGCCGCTGCCGGACGAGGTCATCGCCCGCGCGTTCACGAACATCACGTTCAGCGTGGACCCGCTCGCGCAGACGCTGCCGACGCTGCTGGCGGCCGGCGTGACCGCGGGCACGACCGAGGACGCGTCGCTCGACGGCATCTACGACCTGCGGCTGCTCAACACGGTGCTCGCTGACGCCGGTCAGCCGACCGTCTCGTCGGCCGGCCTGGGACAGGAGTAG
- a CDS encoding sulfate adenylyltransferase subunit 1 — MPAQPTRTFAHASLLRLATAGSVDDGKSTLVGRLLYDSKSVLTDQLDAVERVSRDRGLEQTDLALLTDGLRAEREQGITIDVAYRYFATARRSFILADCPGHVQYTRNTVTGASTADVVVLLIDARKGTLEQTRRHLAVASLLRVPHVVVAVNKIDLVGFDEAVYARLAAEVVAVATGLGLADVRTIPVSALAGDNVVDRSARTPWYDGPSLLELLEEIPAALDPAAEAFRLPVQIVLRPQGETFRDYRGYAGQIAAGVVAVGDPVVVLPSGRTSTVVGIDTADGELVEAFAPQSVTLRLADDVDIARGDLIAAAADAPTPTQDLDATVCWLSDRALLPGTRVLLKHTTRTVTAVVRDVVGRLDLDSAEIVPADQLGLNDIGQVRLRLAAPVAAQEYVASRRMGAFLLVDAHDGATLAAGMVGEPLAEARCSGRRPAQYVI, encoded by the coding sequence ATGCCCGCACAGCCCACGCGGACGTTCGCGCACGCGAGCCTGCTGCGGCTGGCCACGGCCGGCTCCGTCGACGACGGGAAGTCGACCCTGGTTGGCCGGCTGCTCTACGACTCCAAGTCCGTGCTCACCGACCAGCTCGACGCCGTCGAGCGCGTCAGCCGCGACCGCGGCCTCGAGCAGACCGACCTCGCGCTGCTCACCGACGGGCTGCGCGCCGAGCGCGAGCAGGGCATCACGATCGACGTCGCGTACCGGTACTTCGCGACCGCACGGCGCTCGTTCATCCTCGCGGACTGCCCCGGGCACGTGCAGTACACGCGCAACACCGTGACCGGCGCGAGCACGGCCGACGTCGTCGTGCTGCTCATCGACGCGCGCAAGGGGACGCTCGAGCAGACCCGCCGCCACCTCGCGGTCGCGTCGCTGCTGCGGGTCCCGCACGTGGTCGTCGCCGTGAACAAGATCGACCTGGTCGGCTTCGACGAGGCCGTCTACGCGCGGCTGGCCGCCGAGGTCGTCGCGGTCGCGACCGGGCTCGGGCTTGCCGACGTGCGCACCATCCCGGTCTCGGCCCTCGCCGGCGACAACGTCGTGGACCGCTCGGCCCGCACTCCCTGGTACGACGGCCCGAGCCTGCTCGAGCTGCTCGAGGAGATCCCCGCGGCGCTCGACCCCGCGGCCGAGGCGTTCCGGCTGCCGGTCCAGATCGTGCTGCGCCCCCAGGGCGAGACGTTCCGGGACTACCGCGGCTACGCCGGGCAGATCGCGGCCGGCGTCGTCGCGGTCGGCGACCCCGTCGTCGTGCTGCCCTCGGGCCGGACGTCCACCGTGGTCGGCATCGACACGGCCGACGGCGAGCTCGTCGAGGCGTTCGCGCCGCAGTCCGTCACGCTCCGGCTCGCCGACGACGTCGACATCGCCCGGGGCGACCTCATCGCGGCGGCCGCCGACGCGCCGACCCCGACCCAGGACCTCGACGCGACCGTCTGCTGGCTGTCGGACCGGGCCCTGCTGCCCGGCACGCGCGTGCTGCTCAAGCACACGACGCGCACGGTCACGGCCGTGGTGCGCGACGTCGTCGGCCGCCTCGACCTGGACTCGGCGGAGATCGTGCCGGCCGACCAGCTCGGGCTGAACGACATCGGCCAGGTCCGGCTGCGGCTCGCGGCGCCCGTCGCGGCGCAGGAGTACGTCGCCTCGCGGCGGATGGGCGCGTTCCTTCTCGTCGACGCGCACGACGGCGCGACGCTCGCCGCCGGCATGGTCGGCGAGCCGCTCGCCGAGGCGCGATGTTCGGGTCGGCGACCTGCCCAGTACGTGATCTGA
- the cysD gene encoding sulfate adenylyltransferase subunit CysD — translation MSVTVTTDLRPDPGEAAPPARRLTQLQALESEAIHIFREVSAEFERPVLLFSGGKDSVVMLHLAVKAFWPAPVPFPVLHVDTGHNFPEVLAFRDATVARLGLRLEVARVQDYLDAGSLRERADGTRNQLQTLPLLDAITGHRFDAVFGGGRRDEEKARAKERIYSLRDEFGQWDPRNQRPELWNLYNGRHGVGEHVRVFPLSNWTELDIWRYIAAEAIELPGLYYAHERQVFGRDGMWVGVGPYSQPRRGEPVETRRVRYRTVGDMSCTGAVDSSAAGVDDVVLEVAASRLTERGATRADDRVSEAAMEDRKKEGYF, via the coding sequence ATGAGCGTCACCGTCACCACGGACCTACGGCCAGACCCGGGCGAGGCCGCGCCGCCGGCCCGCCGGCTGACGCAGCTGCAGGCGCTCGAGAGCGAGGCGATCCACATCTTCCGGGAGGTGAGCGCCGAGTTCGAGCGGCCGGTGCTCCTGTTCAGCGGCGGCAAGGACTCCGTCGTCATGCTGCACCTCGCGGTCAAGGCGTTCTGGCCCGCGCCCGTCCCGTTCCCGGTGCTCCACGTCGACACCGGGCACAACTTCCCGGAGGTCCTCGCCTTCCGCGACGCCACCGTCGCGCGACTCGGCCTGCGCCTCGAGGTCGCGCGGGTGCAGGACTACCTCGACGCCGGCTCGCTGCGCGAGCGCGCCGACGGCACGCGCAACCAGCTGCAGACCCTGCCGCTGCTCGACGCGATCACGGGGCACCGCTTCGACGCCGTCTTCGGCGGCGGCCGCCGCGACGAGGAGAAGGCGCGCGCGAAGGAGCGCATCTACTCGCTGCGCGACGAGTTCGGGCAGTGGGACCCGCGCAACCAGCGCCCCGAGCTCTGGAACCTCTACAACGGGCGCCACGGCGTCGGCGAGCACGTGCGGGTCTTCCCGCTGAGCAACTGGACCGAGCTCGACATCTGGCGGTACATCGCCGCCGAGGCGATCGAGCTGCCCGGGCTGTACTACGCGCACGAGCGGCAGGTCTTCGGCCGCGACGGCATGTGGGTCGGGGTCGGCCCCTACTCGCAGCCGCGCCGCGGCGAGCCGGTCGAGACCCGGCGGGTGCGCTACCGGACCGTCGGCGACATGTCCTGCACCGGCGCGGTCGACTCGAGCGCCGCCGGGGTCGACGACGTCGTGCTCGAGGTCGCCGCGAGCCGTCTCACCGAGCGCGGCGCGACCCGGGCCGACGACCGCGTGAGCGAGGCCGCCATGGAAGACCGCAAGAAGGAGGGGTACTTCTGA
- a CDS encoding phosphoadenylyl-sulfate reductase has protein sequence MRTADELRAVVAEAAPRLADASAQEVAAWAAAEFGGSLAVACSMADAVLPHLVSAAAPGVDVLFLETGYHFAQTSATRDEVAARLPIRVVDVLPRLTVAEQDAQYGAELFARDPAACCRMRKVEPLAAQLAGYEAWVTGVRRDEAPTRATTPIVTWDELHGLVKINPLAPWTFDDLLAYAAEHDVTLNPLLTDGYPSIGCQPCTARVAPGADPRSGRWAGLAKTECGIHT, from the coding sequence CTGCGCACGGCGGACGAGCTGCGCGCCGTCGTCGCCGAGGCCGCGCCCCGGCTCGCGGACGCGTCGGCGCAGGAGGTCGCGGCGTGGGCCGCGGCGGAGTTCGGCGGCTCGCTCGCGGTCGCGTGCTCGATGGCCGACGCCGTGCTGCCGCACCTCGTGTCAGCCGCCGCGCCCGGCGTCGACGTGCTCTTCCTCGAGACCGGGTACCACTTCGCGCAGACCTCGGCGACGCGGGACGAGGTCGCGGCGCGACTGCCGATCCGCGTCGTCGACGTGCTGCCGCGGCTGACCGTCGCAGAGCAGGACGCGCAGTACGGCGCCGAGCTGTTCGCGCGCGACCCCGCGGCCTGCTGCCGGATGCGCAAGGTCGAGCCGCTCGCGGCCCAGCTCGCCGGGTACGAGGCGTGGGTGACCGGCGTCCGCCGCGACGAGGCGCCCACGCGCGCGACCACGCCGATCGTGACGTGGGACGAGCTGCACGGCCTCGTGAAGATCAACCCGCTCGCGCCCTGGACGTTCGACGACCTGCTCGCGTACGCGGCGGAGCACGACGTGACGCTCAACCCCCTGCTGACCGACGGCTACCCGTCGATCGGCTGCCAGCCGTGCACCGCCCGGGTCGCCCCAGGCGCCGACCCCCGATCCGGCCGCTGGGCCGGGCTCGCCAAGACCGAATGCGGGATCCACACATGA